CCGATCTCGACCAGCTTCGGGTCGGCGATGAAGTAGAGCGCGATGAGGTCCGCGCGCGCCTCCTCCAGCGCGGAGTACTGCTCTCGCAGGAACGGCTGCGCGTTGCCGCCGAGGCGCTCGGCGAGCTGGCCGGAGGCGTGCCCGATCACCTCGTGCATGTTCGTCGTCATGTCGCCGGCGAGGCTGCCCCAACGCTCGGCTCGCGCGGTCTCGGCCTCGTCCCACGTGAACTCCGCGAGGTAGGCGGCCGGCGCGGAGAGATCGTAGGCCTCGATGACGTTCGACAGCGAGATGGACTTGCTGCCGTACTGCTCGCGGACGGTCTGGTCGTTCGGCAGGTTGATGCCGATCGGGGTGACCGGGCCGGCATCGCCGATCTCGATCACCACGTCGATGGCGTTGGCGGTGATGCCCCGCACGCCGGCCTTGCGGTAGCGCGGATCCCACGGCATGCGGTCCTCGAACCACTGCGCGTACTCGGCCAGGGTCCGAATCGCCTCGGTCTTCTCCGGGTTGACGTAGTAGACCAGCGCCTCCCACGCACCCTTGGCGCCCCGCGCGTCCATGTAGACCTCGGTGAAGCCGTTGATGGTGTCGACGGGCGACGCCTGATCGGCGACCCAGGCGATGTCGTAGGCGCGCCGGTCCAGCGGCTCGCCGGTGCGGTACCAGGTGATCAGCGCCTCGATCGCCGCCGCCATCGGCTCGGTCGCGAAGGGAATCGCCGCCTCCAGGTGCCGGACCACCTCGGTGAGCTCCGTCGCGTACTTGCCGCCGCCGTCGATCCGGTAGACCTCCTCGACGAGCTCGCCGTCGCGCTTGATCAGCCGCGAGTTCAGCGGATACTGCTCGTCGAAGCCCTCGAGGTCGGCCATCGAGACGCCGGCGTACAGGTTGTTGGCGCTCGACAGCAGCATGTCGTCGCCGGGGGCCGGCGTCTTGTTGGTCAGGATGGGATCCACGCCGGCGTCGAAGAACAGCGGCTCCAGGCGGTCGAGCAGCGCGTCGAGGCTCTCGCCGTCGCCGGTCGGGAAGCCGGCGCCGGCCGCCGCGGCCGCGTGCGCCGCCGCGCGGAACGCCTCGGGCGTCACTTCCAGCACGAACTTGCGCGCCGTGAGGTTGTTGTACGGTCCGGTGTTGATCCAGAAGAGCTTGGCGTAGCGGTGGATGGCCTCGAGCGTTTCCGCCTCGACGCCGTCGGCGTGCGTGAGGATCTGCTCGAACGTCTCGCGCATGTCCAGGTTGTGGACGTAGCGCTGGTCGTAGAAGATGTCGCGCCCGGCCAGCGCCGCGTTGTACAGGTGCCAGATCAGCACCTTCTCTCGCAGGTCCAGCCCCTCGAAGCCGTCGGCGTAGATCTGGCCGATCGCGGCGTCGCCGATGCGTTCGAGCAGGTACGGGCGCTCGGCCTCCTGGCCGGCCGCGGGCGGCGGCGCCTCGTGCGGTTCCGCGGGCGCCGGTGACGCGATGCCGACCAGTGTGACGAGAATCGCCGGGACAATGGATCGCAGGCAGCTCATGGGGTTCCTCCGGCGCCGGGAAACCGGCCACTATAGAATGGAGCGTTCAACGGATTATATCGGCCGGGAGGCTGTCCCATGAGTTGCGCACGACTGTCCGCCTTCGTCGTTCCTACCTTCGGACGCCGACCCGAATCCCGTCGCGGCGGTTCCCGGAAGCCGCGCGCTTCCGCGGTCCCCCTCCCGACGCCCTCGTCGCCAGACGGTTCGTCGACGAAGGGCGGATCGGCCGGAGTTCTCGTCGCCGGCTTCCTGGTAGCGGCGGCCACCTGCCTCGCCATCCTCCCGGCGGCCGTCGATGCCCAGCAGCGCACGCTGACCATCGCCGATATCTACGATCCCACGCGGCGGGTCAACTTCGACGGCAACGCCCCGTTCGGGCTGACGTGGCTGGACGACAGCCACTACCTCGAACGGCGCTCGCCGCGGGACGCCTCCGGCAGCCCTCTCGTCCGGGTGGACGCCCTCACGGGCGAGCGAACGCCGCTCTACGAGGTCGCGCCGTTCGAGGCGGCGGTGGCGGCGCTGCCGGGCCTGAGCGCGGCGGACGCCAGGCGCATCGCACGACAGGCGGGGCACGTGTCGAACGCGGACCGCGCGGCGTTGGTCTTCGACTTCGCCGACGACCTCTACCACTACGACTTCGGTACGGAGCGCGCGCGGCGGCTCACCGCCACCCCGGAGGCCGAGGACGAGGTGTCGCTCAGTCCCGACGGCCGGCTCGTCGCCTTCGTGCGCGGCGGCAACCTGATCGTCGTCGACGTCGAGCACGGTCGCGAGCACGCGCTGACCACCGACGGGGGCGAGCGGGTCCGGAACGGACAGCTCGACTGGGTGTACCAGGAGGAGATCTACGGCCGCGGCAACTTCCGCGGCTACTGGTGGAGCCCCGACTCGTCCCGCATCACCTACCTGCAGCTCGACGACCGGGCCGTGCCGACCTTCACCGTCCTCGACCACATTCCGTATCACCCCGAGGTCGAGCACTGGGAGTACCCCAAGGCGGGCGACACCAATCCGGTGGTCCGGCTCGGCATCGTCCGTGCGGCCGGCGGCGCGACGACCTGGACCGATCTTTCCGGCTACCGGCCGTCCGATCCGCTCGTCGTCAACGTCGACTGGACGCCGGACAGCTCGCACGTCGTCTTCCAAGTGCAGGACCGCGAGCAGACCTGGCTCGACCTGGTCCTGGCGGACCCGGACAGCGGATCCGTCGAGAAGGTGCTGCGCGAGACGACCGAGGCGTGGGTCAACGTCAACGGCCCGCCGATCTGGCTGGAGGACGGCACCTTTCTCTGGCAGAGCGAGCGCTCCGGCTGGAAGCACCTGTACCACGTCGACCGATCCGGGGCGGTGAAACGCACCGTGACGAGCGGCGAGTGGGAGGTCCGGCGTGTCCACGGCGTCGACGAGGGGAATGGCGTCGTCTATTTCTCCGCCACCGAACGCAGCCCCATCGGACTCGACGTCTACCGGGTGAATCTGGACGGTTCCGGGCTGCGCCGGCTCTCGGACGCGTCCGGTACCCACGGAGCGACGTTCAACCCGGGCCTGACGCACTACCTCGATCGCTGGAGCGACATCTCCACGCCGCCCCAGGTGCGCGTCCACGCGGCGGACGGGTCGGTGGCGCGCGTCGTGGCCGCGAACGAAGTGCGCGCGCTCCGCGACTTCGACCTTCCCGCGCCGGAGTTCCTGCAGGTCGCCAACCGCGACGGGTTCGTGATGGAAGCGCTGATGATCAGGCCGCCCGACTTCGACCCGTCGCGCCGCTATCCCGTCTATCAGCACATCTACGGCGGCCCGCACGTGCAGCGGGTGCGCAACGCCTGGAGCCGCGAGACGCTCTACTGGCAGCTCCTGGCCCAGCACGGCATCATCGTCTGGGTGCTCGACAACAGCACCGCCAGCGGCAAGGGGGCCGTTTCCACCTGGCCCGTCTACCAGCGCTTCGGCGAGCTCGAGCTGCGCGATCAGGAGGACGGCCTCGACTGGCTCGTCGGACAGGGCTACGTCGACCCCGACCGCATCGGCATCGAGGGCTGGAGCTACGGCGGCTTCATGGTCAGCTACGCGTTGACCCACAGCCGAGGCTGGTCGATGGGCATCGCCGGCGGCTCGGTGACCGACTGGCGCGACTACGACACCATCTACACCGAGCGCTACATGCGGATGCCGCAGAACAACCCGGACGGCTACCGGCGCAGCTCGCCCCGCTTCGACGCGGCCGACCTGCACGGCGCCCTGCTGCTCGTCCACGGATCGATGGACGAGAACGTCCACATGCAGAACACGCTGCAGTTCGCTCTGGAGCTGCAGCGGGCCGGCAAGCCGTTCGACATGATGATCTACCCACGGTCGCGGCACCGGCTCGGCGGTCCCGACCTGGAGCTGCACCGGCGGGAGAAGATGCTGGCGTTCGTCCTCGAGCACCTGCGCCCCGAGGGCGCAGGAGCGGCCGGTTCATCGGGCGAATGAACGAACCAGGCGGCCCACTGCCACGCTCGGACTTCGCCGCACCGGCCGCGGGCAGGGCCGAACGGTCTTCGGATCAGTCGTCCCGATGGACGGTCGCCGGAGAGAACGCGGGCAGGCAGACGGCGATGTACTCGGCGCCACCCGGCTTCGGGCTGCTGTAACGTACCCATTCGCCCGGCGCCGCCACGACGGCCTGACCGGCCGCGACGTCGAGGCGGCCTCCCTCGTGCTCCACGCGCAGCAGGCCGCGGAGCACGACCGTAATCTCCTCGAACTCCGGCCTCTGGCCCGGCTCTTCCCATCCCGCCGGCGACACCATGCGGGCGACGCTCACCTGCCGGTGTCCGGAATTGACCCGCCCGGCGAACTCCTGGATCTGCTTGGGCTTCGTTCCGGCCGCTTCGACGATGGACGGACGCTCGATCAGGATGGGCATCGGTTGTCCCCCTACCGCAGGTGCCGGCCGCCGTCCACGCGGATCGTCTCGCCGGTGATGAAGTCCGACTCGAGCAGGCCGACGACGGTGTCGGCTATTTCCTGCGCGCCGCCCCAGCGGCCCACGGGCGTCGCCCGCTCGACCGCCTCGATGTCCCCGGCGTCCAGATCCGGAGGCGGCACCATCGGGCCGGGCGCAACGGTGTTGACGAGAATCCCGTCGCCGGCGAGCTCCAGCGCCAGGGCCTCCGTGAGTCCGATCACGGCTCGTTTCGCAACGTAGTACGGGAGATATCCAGCGTAGCGCGGTCGGCCGCTGGCGGCGGTCCAGTCGCTGAAGTGGACGATGCGCCCCCCGCCGGCGGCGCGCAGATGCGGCACCGCCGCCCGCGCCAGCCGCCATGCGGCCGAGAGATCGACGTCGAGCGCCCCGGTCCAGTCCGCGTCCGTCAACGCGTCGAAGGAGGTATGCCGGTAGACCGACGCCATGTGGATCAGAATATCGAGGCGGCCGAATCGCGCGGCGGTTTCGTCGACCAGCCGCTCCACCTCGAGCCGCTGCGCGAGATCCGCACGCGCGACCGCCGCCACGCGCCCGGCGCCGCGTACGCGATCGGCCGCCGTCTCCGCTTCGGCACCGGATCGATTGTAGGAGAGAGCGACGTCCACGCCGCATCTCGCCAGCCGCTCGGCGACCGCCGCGCCGATACGCCTGCCGCCCGTGATGAGCGCGACCTTGCCGGTCAGCTCCATGACCTGCGAACCCACACCGAGTCCGGGGTTCTACTCCCCGACCGACAAGGTGCACCGCTTCTACGGCGCAGGCCCCTAGCGCGAATCGCCGCCACCGCCTTGACCGCCGTCCGGCGCCTGGTTCGAAGCGCCGCCCGGCTCGTGCACGTGCCGCTCCGCGTCCTCGGCCGGCGGCGTGTGCGCCGGCTGCACGGCGTCGGGCCGCAGGATCTCGTCGAGCAGGAACACGTCGGTCAGCAACGCACGGAGGTGGATCATCCCGTTGAGGTTGTCGACCATCTGCGACGTGATGCCCGGCTGCGCCAGGACCAACTGCACTGCTGCGCGTCCGGCCGCCGAGTCCCGTTGCATGACCTCGATGAACGCCCGGTAGCGGTCGCCGTTCTGCGGGCCGCGCTCCTCCGCCAGCGCCAGGAAGCTCCCTGGCAGCTCGCCCAGCGTCGCCGCCATCTTCTCCAGGCGCTCGCGCACGAGCTTGTCGTTCGCAAGCGCCATCTGCAGGTTGACGCCCCTGGCCGCGTATGCGAGACAGTACTCGTACGTCTCTTCGACGACGTTGACGTGCGCCTGCAGCGCTTGCGTCGCGGACTGCGACATTACAGCCACCTCACCCATCCGCTACGGCACCGACCGGACGCCGTGCGCCGTACACAAGAGGAGCGACGCCAAGCCTTGCCCGGCGCCGCCCCACGGATTACCCAGTCGAACGCGAACGGTACTAACCCTTCGACGTCGATCCCTTGGACACGTCCCAACGCTCCGGATCGTGATGGTCCAGATAGTGCCGGCGATCCACCGACCCGAAGAGCATCGACTTCGTCAGCCAGAACTTGTCGGGCCGAATCGCGAAGTAGATGTGGGTCAGCGTCAACATCACGAACAGCACCGCGCCGAGGCCGTGGAGGGTGTACATCAGCCCCCAGGTCGGCTCCGAGAGCAGGTACGCGTTCCGCGGTACCAGCGCGTTCTCGATCCGGAACATCATGACGAGCCCCGTTCCGATCACGGCCAGTCCCGCCAGCATGACGGCGGTGTGGTACAGCTTGTGGTCCAGCGGGTACTTCCCGTGCTTCTTGATTTCGCCGGCCTCGTGCCCCATCTGGCGCTTGACCCGCTGCACCGCCTCGTCCATGTCGTCCGGAAGAATCCAGATCGACCAGAAGTCGAGGTAGAAGGTCGCGTGCACGATGTGGTAGAGAATCGAAATCGTCAGAACGATGCCGGCGATCCAGTGGATGGTGACCCACGCGAACTGGATGCCGACGATCGGGAAGAAACCGGTCACCAGCAGCACCAGCATCGCCGCCGCCATCACCCAGTGGAATATCCGGGCCCACAGGGTGTGCCGCTCGATCGTGTCAGGGATGTCCGCAGCCGCCTCCTCCTGGCCGCCGTTCGCCCTCGCCAGCTTCGGCAGCCAGACGGCTGCGTACACCACGTGGAACACGATGAAGGCGATTCCGGCCCAGAAAAACAGGTAGAGCAAGTCCCAGGAGACCCGAATCAGGGTCTCCTGGCCCCACGGATTGGTTCCCCACTGAAACAGTTCCATCTACGCCTCGGCACCTTGAACGGACCGCTTCACGAGGTTGCGCAGCAACGTCACCTTGTACGCGTTGTGCCGCAACGTTCGCACCCCGTTGATGGCGATGTCGCCGGCTTCCATCGCAACCGCCAGACCCACCTGACGGCCGCGCACCGCATCCTCGGCCGCCAGGAACCGCACCGGATAGGGCGCGACGCCGTTGGCCACGATACGAATGTCCTCGACCACGCCGTTGCTGATCTTCGCCGCCGACGCCACGTTGGCGAGCGGGAAGTCCCACACGGCCCGGTCCCTGGCCTTCTCGAAGTAGAACCGCGTGTTCGCGAAGGTCCACGGAATCCGGATCGACGTGAGAATGTCACCCGGCTGCAGCGCCGTCATGCGCATGATGTCGACGGCTGGACCAATGAAGAAGTCCTGCGCCGGGATGACCCGCTCGCCGGTGCTGTTGCGAACGACCATCTCTGCGTCGAGCGCCACGAGCACCGGAGCGGTGTCCGACGGGTTGACGGCCACGCAACGGCTTGCGCCGAGAATGGCATGCTCGCGGTTCATCGCGGTCGGGGTATCCGCGTAGCAGATGTTGCCCCCGGCGCGATAACAGCTCCAGCCGTCTCGGTAGTACCAGCAGCGGGTGTCCTGGCCGACGTTGCCGCCGAGGGTGCCCTGGTTCTGGATCTGCGGCGACGCCGCCTGCGACGCGGAGTCGGCGAGCATGCTGAACTGCTCCGACACCTCGGGGTGCCGGATGACGTCCCGCAGCGTCGCCATCGCGCCGATCTCGAGTCCGCCGCCCAGGGAGCGGATCTCACTCAACTCGGAGATGCCGCCGAGGTCGACGACGGCGGCGGGCTTCTTGACGCGGTCCTTCAGCCAATCCCAGGTGTCCAGCCCACCCGCCAGCACCCAGGCATCGGCGCCGTACTGATCGAGCACTCCCAGCGCCTCCTCCGTGCTGGCAGGCTGGAAGAGCTGAAATGCCGGCATCTTGTCGCGAATCACGGCCATTGTTTCTTCTCCCTTTACCTTCCCAGTGTGGCGCTAGACGTGCGTCGACAGCTTGTTGTGAGCCTCGTCGAGATCGTGATTGAGCATCGTCAGAATCATGTCGCCCATGATCGGCGAGCGGTTGAAGTCGACGTTGCCGCCCAGCGCGTCGGAGATGGCGTTGAGCACCGCTCCCGCGCCCGCCCCGACCGGCGCCTCGCCGATGCCCTTGGCGCCTAGCGGGTTGAAGGGATCCGGGTCGTCCGAGACGCTCCAGGCCATCTCCTGGTCGTGCGGCGCGTCGAGGATCGTCGGCGGCCGGTTCGAGTAGAACCGCTTCGCCACGTGCAGCCCCCACTGCGGGTCCATGACCCACTTCTGGCCAAGCGCCACACCGAAGCCCTGAATCCCGCCGCCGTGCACCTGACCCGCGAAGTTCTGCGGGTGCAGAACCGTCCCGGCGTCGGAGGCCACCTTGTAGTCCTTCAACACCACCGCCCCGGTCTCGGTGTCCACCTCGACCTCGGCGAAGCCGATGCAGAACGACATGTTCCGGCCACCGGTCTCGAAGTTGTCCTTGGCGGCGACCACGAGTCCCCGACCGGCGAGCGCGGTGGCCGACCGCGTCGTCATCTCGTTGAGGTCCTCGGGCAACTGCGACCCGTCGTAGACGCCGCCGAGCTGGATGGCGCGCTCGGCCGCCTGACCGAACGTCATCGCCTGCCCGCGGTTGCCGCGACGGAAGACGCGGCCTTCCCCGACGTCGAAGCTGTCCGGCTCGCCGCCGAACCGGTCCGCCGCGATCTCCTGGAGGCGCTTCTTGGCCTCCAGGCCGGCCGCCCAGTTCGAGCGGGTGTGGCCGTGGGTCGTCTGGCTGCCGCCCTGGATCGCGCTCCACGGCAGATGCTTGCTGGTGTCGCCCCAGACCACCTCGGCCTGCTCCCACGGCGTGTCGAGCGCTTCCATCGCCGCGCGCGACGTGTCGGAGAACGACTCCGTGCCGAGGTTGCCGACGCCGGTGTGAATCTCGACCATGCCGTCGGGCCGAATCACCAGCAGGCCGTCGACGCCCGATGTTCCGGCGGAGTACGAGCTGATCGCAACGCCGACCCCGGTCACCTTGGAGCCGTTGCGCTGGCCGCTGCGCGCCTTCATGCCTTCCCAGTCGAACTCCTCGCGCGCCTTGTCGATGGCTTCCTTCGGGAAGGCGCTCGAGACGTTGCCCTGCCGCCCCTGCCGCGGGCGGCCGAACAGCGCCTGCCCCTGCGGGGCGTTGGTGTGGATGATGTCGAGCCGGTCGAGGCCGAGCTGCCGCGCCGCCTTGTCGACGACCGGCGCGAACATCGCGACCGCCTGGACGCCGCCCGGCGCACGCTGCGCACCGCGCGGAGGCGTGTTCGTGTAGACGGTCATGCCCCGCACCCGCATGTTCGCGGGCTGATACATCAGCGAAGCCTGGTCGCCGCACGACATGTAGTCGCCGGACCGGCCGTAGGGGCCGCCGTCCTGAACCATCGTCAGGTCGATGGCGACGATCCGGCCGTCGCTCTTGAACCCGAACTTGGCGCGGGCCTGGATGCCGGGCCGGGCGCGCCCGAAGAAGTTCTCTTCCTGCCGGGTCACGCGCATCATGACCGGCCTGCCCGCCTTGCGCGAGAGCAGCGCCGGAATCCGCGACTGGATGGAGGCGGAGATCTTGCTGCCGAACCCGCCGCCGCAGTACTCGGCGACGAGC
The window above is part of the Acidobacteriota bacterium genome. Proteins encoded here:
- a CDS encoding S9 family peptidase, which translates into the protein MSCARLSAFVVPTFGRRPESRRGGSRKPRASAVPLPTPSSPDGSSTKGGSAGVLVAGFLVAAATCLAILPAAVDAQQRTLTIADIYDPTRRVNFDGNAPFGLTWLDDSHYLERRSPRDASGSPLVRVDALTGERTPLYEVAPFEAAVAALPGLSAADARRIARQAGHVSNADRAALVFDFADDLYHYDFGTERARRLTATPEAEDEVSLSPDGRLVAFVRGGNLIVVDVEHGREHALTTDGGERVRNGQLDWVYQEEIYGRGNFRGYWWSPDSSRITYLQLDDRAVPTFTVLDHIPYHPEVEHWEYPKAGDTNPVVRLGIVRAAGGATTWTDLSGYRPSDPLVVNVDWTPDSSHVVFQVQDREQTWLDLVLADPDSGSVEKVLRETTEAWVNVNGPPIWLEDGTFLWQSERSGWKHLYHVDRSGAVKRTVTSGEWEVRRVHGVDEGNGVVYFSATERSPIGLDVYRVNLDGSGLRRLSDASGTHGATFNPGLTHYLDRWSDISTPPQVRVHAADGSVARVVAANEVRALRDFDLPAPEFLQVANRDGFVMEALMIRPPDFDPSRRYPVYQHIYGGPHVQRVRNAWSRETLYWQLLAQHGIIVWVLDNSTASGKGAVSTWPVYQRFGELELRDQEDGLDWLVGQGYVDPDRIGIEGWSYGGFMVSYALTHSRGWSMGIAGGSVTDWRDYDTIYTERYMRMPQNNPDGYRRSSPRFDAADLHGALLLVHGSMDENVHMQNTLQFALELQRAGKPFDMMIYPRSRHRLGGPDLELHRREKMLAFVLEHLRPEGAGAAGSSGE
- a CDS encoding xanthine dehydrogenase family protein molybdopterin-binding subunit produces the protein MADYKLIGKNYTTPDILAKVTGRAKYAEDFRAEGMLFTKLLVSPMPHARVRRLDTSAAMAMPGVEAILTADDLPEAEAPQEAGLTNEPLYEGEPILAIAAVDEETAAEAVEAVQIDFEPLPFVLDPMDSLRPGGPNARLDGNTMAGRDLSTIKWDNVDWAGFDRGIMPTGGEVTDEWQVGDVDAGFAEADLILDESVFSASLSHQPLETRTAMAYWQNGKCYMHCSTQSTARTEGGMARWIGIDPTDLVLVAEYCGGGFGSKISASIQSRIPALLSRKAGRPVMMRVTRQEENFFGRARPGIQARAKFGFKSDGRIVAIDLTMVQDGGPYGRSGDYMSCGDQASLMYQPANMRVRGMTVYTNTPPRGAQRAPGGVQAVAMFAPVVDKAARQLGLDRLDIIHTNAPQGQALFGRPRQGRQGNVSSAFPKEAIDKAREEFDWEGMKARSGQRNGSKVTGVGVAISSYSAGTSGVDGLLVIRPDGMVEIHTGVGNLGTESFSDTSRAAMEALDTPWEQAEVVWGDTSKHLPWSAIQGGSQTTHGHTRSNWAAGLEAKKRLQEIAADRFGGEPDSFDVGEGRVFRRGNRGQAMTFGQAAERAIQLGGVYDGSQLPEDLNEMTTRSATALAGRGLVVAAKDNFETGGRNMSFCIGFAEVEVDTETGAVVLKDYKVASDAGTVLHPQNFAGQVHGGGIQGFGVALGQKWVMDPQWGLHVAKRFYSNRPPTILDAPHDQEMAWSVSDDPDPFNPLGAKGIGEAPVGAGAGAVLNAISDALGGNVDFNRSPIMGDMILTMLNHDLDEAHNKLSTHV
- a CDS encoding cytochrome b/b6 domain-containing protein, with the protein product MELFQWGTNPWGQETLIRVSWDLLYLFFWAGIAFIVFHVVYAAVWLPKLARANGGQEEAAADIPDTIERHTLWARIFHWVMAAAMLVLLVTGFFPIVGIQFAWVTIHWIAGIVLTISILYHIVHATFYLDFWSIWILPDDMDEAVQRVKRQMGHEAGEIKKHGKYPLDHKLYHTAVMLAGLAVIGTGLVMMFRIENALVPRNAYLLSEPTWGLMYTLHGLGAVLFVMLTLTHIYFAIRPDKFWLTKSMLFGSVDRRHYLDHHDPERWDVSKGSTSKG
- a CDS encoding SDR family oxidoreductase — its product is MELTGKVALITGGRRIGAAVAERLARCGVDVALSYNRSGAEAETAADRVRGAGRVAAVARADLAQRLEVERLVDETAARFGRLDILIHMASVYRHTSFDALTDADWTGALDVDLSAAWRLARAAVPHLRAAGGGRIVHFSDWTAASGRPRYAGYLPYYVAKRAVIGLTEALALELAGDGILVNTVAPGPMVPPPDLDAGDIEAVERATPVGRWGGAQEIADTVVGLLESDFITGETIRVDGGRHLR
- a CDS encoding cupin, giving the protein MPILIERPSIVEAAGTKPKQIQEFAGRVNSGHRQVSVARMVSPAGWEEPGQRPEFEEITVVLRGLLRVEHEGGRLDVAAGQAVVAAPGEWVRYSSPKPGGAEYIAVCLPAFSPATVHRDD
- a CDS encoding xanthine dehydrogenase family protein subunit M, whose product is MAVIRDKMPAFQLFQPASTEEALGVLDQYGADAWVLAGGLDTWDWLKDRVKKPAAVVDLGGISELSEIRSLGGGLEIGAMATLRDVIRHPEVSEQFSMLADSASQAASPQIQNQGTLGGNVGQDTRCWYYRDGWSCYRAGGNICYADTPTAMNREHAILGASRCVAVNPSDTAPVLVALDAEMVVRNSTGERVIPAQDFFIGPAVDIMRMTALQPGDILTSIRIPWTFANTRFYFEKARDRAVWDFPLANVASAAKISNGVVEDIRIVANGVAPYPVRFLAAEDAVRGRQVGLAVAMEAGDIAINGVRTLRHNAYKVTLLRNLVKRSVQGAEA
- a CDS encoding peptidase M49 translates to MSCLRSIVPAILVTLVGIASPAPAEPHEAPPPAAGQEAERPYLLERIGDAAIGQIYADGFEGLDLREKVLIWHLYNAALAGRDIFYDQRYVHNLDMRETFEQILTHADGVEAETLEAIHRYAKLFWINTGPYNNLTARKFVLEVTPEAFRAAAHAAAAAGAGFPTGDGESLDALLDRLEPLFFDAGVDPILTNKTPAPGDDMLLSSANNLYAGVSMADLEGFDEQYPLNSRLIKRDGELVEEVYRIDGGGKYATELTEVVRHLEAAIPFATEPMAAAIEALITWYRTGEPLDRRAYDIAWVADQASPVDTINGFTEVYMDARGAKGAWEALVYYVNPEKTEAIRTLAEYAQWFEDRMPWDPRYRKAGVRGITANAIDVVIEIGDAGPVTPIGINLPNDQTVREQYGSKSISLSNVIEAYDLSAPAAYLAEFTWDEAETARAERWGSLAGDMTTNMHEVIGHASGQLAERLGGNAQPFLREQYSALEEARADLIALYFIADPKLVEIGIFDAGDQADIVLAQYEAYARNAILQLRRVREGNQLEQDHMRNRQTVVHWLIENTDAIEVRRRDGSTYNVVTDAEAFRAGVATLLAEVQRIKSEGDYDAARTLFETYGIRFDPALRDEVLERVARVDLPSYTGFVMPKLEAVTAADGSITDVVISYPQDFTQQMLEYSGKR